Within the Brevibacillus laterosporus LMG 15441 genome, the region AAATTAGCGCCTAGTCAGGATGTGCAGTTAAGTCCAAAATTGTCTGGGAAAATCACCTCCTTACCTGTTCGTTTAGGACAATATGTAAAACAAGGAGAAACTTTGTTTAGTGTAGATGAACAAGATGTGATCAATTCGATCAAACAGGCAGAAGCGGCTTATCAGGTAGCTAAGGCGAATTTAAATCAAGCAGGCAATAGCTCCAGTCAAGGTCTTGAACAAGCGAAGAATAGCTTGAGCCAAGCCCAAACAGCCCTACAGGATGCAGAACGAAATCAACAGCGGATGCAAACGCTATTTAATCAAGGCGCAATTGCTCTACAACAATATGAACAAGCAAATACACAGCTTGCTAATGCAAGAACAGCGGTTGCCAATGCACAGGAAGGCCTGAAAGCTGCCACACAAATGTCAGCAGTAGGTGTATCAGAGGCTTCTGTTAAGCAAGCGGCTGTGAGCTTGGAAAATGCTCGGACACAACTGGGGAATGCAGTAGTAAAAGCTCCTTTCAGCGGGTACATTTCAAGTGTGAATGGAGCGGTTGGACAGGTGGCTTCTCCACAAAGCCCTATTGTCACATTAGTTAATACCAACCCACTTGTTGTGAAGGCTAATTTATCTGAACAGGATATTTCACAGGTGAAGGTTGGCGATGAGGTAAAAGTGAATATCACGGCATTGGGAAAAGAAATGACAGCTAAAGTAACGGCTGTCAGCCCGGTGATGGATCAACAGCTCAAAGCCTATCCCATCGAAATATCAATCCCTAATCCAAACAACGAGCTGAAAGCAGATATGGTTGTGAACATGAATCTAGTAGGGCAACAAGGAAAAGGACAGGAAAAGGTAGTTGTTCCTCGCAAGGCCGTGTTCGATCGCGATGGGAAGCAGTATGTTTACATCGTAGAAGGCGAGATAGCAAAGCAAGTCGCGGTAACCACAGGAGAAGGCTCTAGCGAATCCATCGAAATCCTGACAGGAATTAAGGCAGATCAACAAGTCGTCGTAAAAGGACAGACACTGTTGAAGGATGGAAGTAAGGTAACGATCCAAAAGTAAGAATAACCGAAAAGATACAGACAAAATCATCTCTCGAAAAAAGCTGTCACATTCTATTGTGACAGCTTTTTTCATGGAAATAATATAGGGATAATTCAAGCTACTAGCTCCTTTGAAGAAGGAGAGCAAGAAGCCATCACTATGGAAGGCTCAAAGCGAGCTACAGTCATTATTGATAAGAAGACAAAGCAGCTTGTCTCTGCTGATGTGAAATTACAAGTAAGTGAAATCGATCAGACAACTCCCAACAAAGCCATACAAGCACGTAAGGAAATTGACCCGAAACGAGACTATACGTTTAAAAAGGTGGTACGTAACCTGTTTTCTCATTCAATAGATACGATTACGACGTCAGTTTACCCCCAAAGAAGCTACTGTACATTTTAAAATGCTAAACTAGGCGTTACATTTATAATTATCCCTCTATTTGGTATAATTCCTGCGTAAGATTGTTTCATCATAAAGTTTTATATAAACAAACATTTATGGAACATATTAAAAAGGAGGTTGTTTTCGTTGGAATTTAGTATTATCTCTTCATTATATCAATTATTTTTTTTGTTTCTGATCGTATTCGTAATTGTGTGGATATATAGGTTTTTTTCTCGTAAATTTGATAAAAAACACGATGAAACCATAAAAATGTTGCAAAAGGTAGTAGATTTGCTTGAGGAGCAAAACAAAAAAAGAAGGAGTAGTTATTTACAATAATTTTGGATGGATATTTGTGAAGGATGGAGTAGGTTGATATATCATTTAATCAAGAAAGTTGTCTCCTTTACATTTAGGAAACGACTTTTTCTTTTACAAAAACAACTTTCAAGACACATAAATGAATATAAAGGTTAGTTGTTGACGCATTGTTGAGCAAATCCGTCAACAACTAGAGGTAAAAATTCAAAAGGAATCATAAATAATCACACGATAATAGATAGTATTAAATCAACAACGATTCCCAATCAGATAGCTTTTGGTGCAATTATTAGTGATGTGAATGCATCATTCTCTTATGGTGATGCATCATCATTCTATGGTGATGCGCTCTCATGCGATGGAAATGCTCTCTGTGAGCAAACTCGTGACGCCTGGCCGGGTGATGCCGATGCATCATACTTAAAGAGCGAAAGTGATCGGCATGCCTTAAATGATGGTGCATTCTCCTCCGATGGTGTTCAATTGGGTCCATAAACCCATCTCCTTTCTAACCATGATAGTTATGATATGGGGGCAGCTGTAGAATTGATTATCCTGAACACAAAAATGGGTTAATGTCCGAAACGTACTTGCGAAAGCATTTGGGGTCCTATCGAATATAGTCTGGTGGAAAGTAAGACTGGTGAAAGAAGGAAGTTAGATCTCCCCATTTCGTCTAGAAGTGATGTCTATCTTTCCCATGACGCTAAGGGTATTTATTATCTGGGCAGTACTTCAAAACAAGATGTTAACAAGGGGCGCGGGATTTATTATTACGATTTTGCTACGAAAAAAATAGAACCTGTCTTTTTACAGGAGAATGGGTTTATTAATAATTTTATGCTAGTGTCTCGTGAATGATAAAGCTTAAGACCGTCAGATTCTTCTGACGGTTTTTTTAGTATGTTAACAGCTCCTTACAGTTTTGATAAAACCAATTCAATTCATCTGATTACATTCAGGTATTGTAGGAAAACAGAATCAATAATCCACTATCTACCCAGTTCTCCATTTTTGCTTACAAAGATATGGCATATTAATCTGTTCTGTACATATATGTACCAAAAAAGAAACGGTAAGGATGTGCTCAAACTCTCCAAAACATTTCAATAAGAAATCATTTTCAGTGAAATGCTGATACAATAAGGGGAAACTAGAAGGGGGAAGGTT harbors:
- a CDS encoding efflux RND transporter periplasmic adaptor subunit translates to MKLKAKTTMNKKMILVAASALFLVAGCSNQAAENTPTEQTESVTPVQIEMSKLGTVSSSAGFTAKLAPSQDVQLSPKLSGKITSLPVRLGQYVKQGETLFSVDEQDVINSIKQAEAAYQVAKANLNQAGNSSSQGLEQAKNSLSQAQTALQDAERNQQRMQTLFNQGAIALQQYEQANTQLANARTAVANAQEGLKAATQMSAVGVSEASVKQAAVSLENARTQLGNAVVKAPFSGYISSVNGAVGQVASPQSPIVTLVNTNPLVVKANLSEQDISQVKVGDEVKVNITALGKEMTAKVTAVSPVMDQQLKAYPIEISIPNPNNELKADMVVNMNLVGQQGKGQEKVVVPRKAVFDRDGKQYVYIVEGEIAKQVAVTTGEGSSESIEILTGIKADQQVVVKGQTLLKDGSKVTIQK